From a region of the Lactuca sativa cultivar Salinas chromosome 4, Lsat_Salinas_v11, whole genome shotgun sequence genome:
- the LOC111904330 gene encoding serine carboxypeptidase-like 40 has protein sequence MKTTLCVLYIFLLFSSFLCQTHAGNKQTQALNHLYRAKWSLNSAIDTSHFEPPQHVNNASILLQEGLKENDKIHKLPGQPYVRFDQYGGYVTVNESAGRAFYYYFVEADQTSNESLPLLLWLNGGPGCSSLAYGAMQELGPFRVNSDGKTLYRNDFSWNHAANVLFLESPAGVGFSYSNSSSDYINCGDESTAADNYVFLLNWLERFPEYKEREFYISGESYAGHYVPQLAHTILYYNKMANKTLINLKGILIGNAVINDETDTIGMYDYFGSHAIVSDEILDQIRIYCDFSPNTTKQSDKCLEANAEVGQNIVNIDIYNIYAPVCSKQILTSKPKPMSRAIDPCSEHYTYVYMNRQDVQEALHANVTKLDHDWEPCSDVINIWKDSPSTIIPLLREFMKDNLRVWIYSGDTDARVPVTSTKYSINSMSLPIKTPWHPWLYQGKVGGFAQVYEGDLTFATVLGAGHQVPSYKPKTALGLVTHFLTGKPLNGSRYRLS, from the exons ATGAAGACTACcctttgtgttctttatatcttTCTTCTCTTTTCAAGCTTTCTATGCCAAACCCATGCAGGCAACAAACAGACACAAGCTCTTAACCATCTTTACAGGGCCAAATGGTCCCTTAACTCCGCCATTGACACCAGCCATTTCGAGCCACCTCAACATGTGAACAACGCTAGCATTCTTCTTCAAGAAGGTCTGAAGGAGAACGATAAAATCCACAAATTGCCTGGTCAACCATACGTCAGATTTGACCAGTACGGCGGGTATGTTACTGTAAACGAATCGGCCGGTAGGGCATTTTACTATTACTTTGTTGAAGCTGATCAAACCTCTAACGAATCATTACCACTCCTTCTTTGGCTTAACGGAG GGCCAGGTTGTTCGTCACTCGCTTATGGAGCTATGCAGGAGCTTGGGCCATTCCGAGTCAACAGCGATGGCAAAACTCTTTATAGAAATGATTTTTCATGGAACCATG cgGCGAATGTTTTGTTTCTGGAGTCACCTGCGGGTGTAGGGTTTTCTTATTCAAATTCGTCATCAGATTATATAAACTGTGGAGACGAATCAACAGCAGCGGACAATTATGTGTTCTTGTTGAATTGGCTGGAGAGATTTCCAGAGTACAAAGAAAGAGAATTTTACATTTCAGGAGAAAGTTATGCTGGCCACTATGTGCCTCAGCTTGCACATACCATTCTTTACTACAACAAGAtggccaataaaaccctaatcaaTCTTAAGGGGATCCTT ATTGGGAACGCGGTGATCAACGATGAGACTGATACCATAGGGATGTATGATTACTTTGGTTCACATGCTATTGTTTCAGATGAAATACTTGATCAGATTCGTATATATTGTGATTTTTCCCCGAATACAACCAAACAGTCAGATAAATGCTTGGAAGCCAACGCTGAAGTTGGTCAAAATATTGTCAATATTGATATCTACAACATCTATGCGCCTGTATGCTCTAAACAAATTCTTACGTCCAAGCCCAAGCCGATG TCGCGAGCTATTGATCCATGCAGCGAACACTACACATATGTTTATATGAATCGTCAAGATGTTCAAGAAGCTCTGCATGCCAATGTCACAAAGCTTGATCATGATTGGGAACCATGCAGCGATGTCATCAACATATGGAAAGATAGCCCTTCGACGATCATTCCACTCCTTAGAGAATTCATGAAGGATAACCTTCGCGTGTGGATATACAG TGGTGATACTGATGCAAGGGTGCCAGTCACCTCAACCAAGTATTCCATCAATTCAATGAGTCTTCCCATAAAGACTCCATGGCATCCATGGCTTTATCAAGGGAAG GTGGGTGGATTTGCTCAAGTCTATGAAGGAGATCTAACATTCGCCACAGTGCTTGGAGCCGGTCACCAGGTGCCAAGCTACAAACCAAAGACCGCACTTGGACTGGTTACACATTTCTTGACTGGGAAACCTCTTAATGGTTCAAGATATCGATTAAGTTGA
- the LOC111899496 gene encoding glyoxylase I 4 — protein MERKSEDNKNRKPKEDEAEHEHELPLMSLNHVSRLCTSVKDSVDFYTKALGFVLIERPQAFDFDGAWLFNYGIGIHLVQANDEDKLPNNHELDPMDNHISFQCEDMGAMEQKLKDLGIKYMKRTVGGEEDGVIDQLFFNDPDGFMIEICNCENVKLKPVGSFNRIKLPFDRHNPPVELDANAAKAS, from the exons ATGGAGAGGAAATCGGAAGACAATAAGAATCGCAAACCCAAAGAAGATGAAGCTGAACATGAACATGAGCTCCCTCTCATGTCGCTAAACCATGTGTCGAGGCTCTGCACGTCAGTCAAGGACTCCGTGGATTTCTACACCAAGGCGTTGGGCTTCGTGTTGATCGAGCGACCACAGGCGTTTGATTTCGATGGCGCCTGGTTGTTCAATTACGGAATTGGGATTCATCTAGTTCAAGCCAACGATGAAGACAAGTTACCAAATAACCATGAATTGGATCCCATGGATAATCACATATCCTTTCAG TGCGAGGACATGGGAGCTATGGAGCAGAAATTGAAGGATTTGGGGATCAAATACATGAAAAGAACAGTTGGAGGGGAGGAAGATGGGGTGATTGATCAGCTTTTTTTCAACGATCCAGATGGATTCATGATCGAGATTTGCAACTGCGAGAACGTCAAACTGAAGCCAGTAGGTTCTTTTAACCGGATTAAACTACCATTTGATCGGCATAATCCTCCAGTGGAGCTCGACGCAAATGCTGCCAAAGCTAGCTGA